In Paenibacillus guangzhouensis, a single window of DNA contains:
- a CDS encoding carbohydrate ABC transporter permease, with product MKNTAKIKKPLSGQSKFIFFCLLPAIVLVGMFTFYPFFRGIGMAFQKYTLFDLTDIHFIGLENFRTIFAQPQFLQALSNSFYWVFISLICQFVIGFILALLLKKPFKGRGIYQGFVFYSWAMSGFLIGIIWRWMLNGQIGVMNDLLLKVGLIEERIGFLSDPKWSLASVIVANIWYGIAFFAIMLLAALQSIPDDLYESAGIDGANWLHKLFYVTIPYIMPTIIASTLLRVIWIFNFPDIIYAMTNGGPAGSTHILATYMMDKIMFGGDYGQAAAAGVIMIILLAMYTIFYLTATKSGKGADF from the coding sequence ATGAAGAACACGGCAAAAATCAAAAAGCCACTATCTGGTCAAAGCAAATTCATATTCTTCTGTTTGCTTCCGGCGATTGTGCTCGTGGGCATGTTCACGTTCTACCCGTTCTTTCGGGGAATTGGGATGGCGTTTCAGAAATATACGTTATTCGACTTAACGGATATCCACTTCATAGGGCTTGAGAACTTCAGGACGATTTTTGCACAGCCGCAATTTCTACAAGCGTTATCCAATAGCTTTTACTGGGTGTTTATATCCTTAATTTGTCAGTTTGTTATCGGGTTCATCCTCGCACTTCTCCTGAAGAAGCCTTTCAAAGGGCGTGGTATCTATCAAGGCTTCGTCTTCTATTCTTGGGCGATGTCGGGGTTCTTGATCGGGATCATCTGGCGCTGGATGCTGAATGGGCAGATTGGCGTCATGAACGACTTACTGTTAAAAGTAGGACTTATCGAAGAGCGGATCGGATTTCTATCCGATCCGAAATGGTCGCTGGCTTCGGTCATTGTCGCGAATATATGGTATGGCATTGCGTTCTTTGCCATTATGTTGCTCGCAGCGCTGCAATCGATTCCGGATGATTTGTATGAATCGGCGGGGATCGATGGGGCGAACTGGCTCCATAAGCTGTTCTACGTGACGATTCCATACATCATGCCGACGATCATTGCTTCGACCCTGCTGCGCGTCATCTGGATCTTCAACTTCCCGGATATCATCTATGCGATGACCAATGGTGGTCCAGCCGGCTCCACGCATATTCTTGCTACGTATATGATGGACAAAATTATGTTCGGCGGCGATTACGGTCAAGCAGCGGCGGCCGGCGTCATTATGATCATTCTACTCGCGATGTACACGATCTTCTATCTGACAGCGACGAAGTCTGGGAAAGGGGCTGACTTCTAA
- a CDS encoding carbohydrate ABC transporter permease, translated as MRHRFQTLGTSMKVLVLGLFLIVMVFPLYWITITSLKPSDEIFSIPLKYWPANLSFDNFINIFNISNFHIYIMNSLIVSLTAALAVLMVAVLSAYVLARHQFRGSKQIMYAFFMTQMIPAFIGFAPLYIMMSHFGLLNKLYSLMIVYTAGLIPFCTIMLRGFFHRIPSSLEEAAMIDGCSRLTALIRVILPVMLPGIAATFIFAFVQNWNELFLSIMFIDQESSKTIPVAMNGFITKFNIDWGPMSSGAVLSVIPTIIIFAFCQKLIVGGLTQGAEKG; from the coding sequence ATGAGACATCGATTTCAGACGCTCGGTACTTCCATGAAAGTTCTCGTTCTGGGGTTATTCCTGATCGTGATGGTCTTCCCGCTCTACTGGATTACAATTACGTCGTTAAAACCATCGGATGAGATTTTCTCGATACCGCTTAAATATTGGCCTGCGAATCTTTCATTTGATAATTTCATTAATATTTTCAATATTTCGAATTTTCATATTTATATTATGAATAGCCTGATTGTATCGCTGACGGCTGCGTTAGCCGTACTGATGGTGGCGGTTCTTAGTGCGTATGTCCTCGCGCGGCATCAATTTCGAGGCAGCAAGCAGATTATGTACGCGTTCTTCATGACGCAGATGATTCCGGCTTTTATCGGCTTCGCGCCGCTCTATATTATGATGTCGCACTTCGGCTTACTCAATAAGCTGTATTCCCTGATGATCGTCTACACTGCGGGGTTAATCCCGTTCTGTACGATCATGCTGCGCGGGTTCTTCCACCGGATTCCATCCAGTCTGGAAGAAGCGGCGATGATTGACGGGTGCTCTCGGCTTACTGCACTAATTCGAGTGATTCTGCCGGTCATGCTGCCAGGGATTGCGGCGACGTTCATCTTCGCTTTCGTGCAGAACTGGAACGAGCTGTTCCTATCCATTATGTTCATCGATCAAGAGAGCTCGAAGACGATCCCGGTAGCGATGAATGGGTTCATTACGAAATTTAATATCGATTGGGGTCCGATGTCTTCGGGCGCGGTACTGTCTGTAATTCCAACAATTATCATTTTTGCATTCTGTCAGAAATTGATTGTCGGCGGACTAACCCAAGGAGCAGAGAAAGGATAG
- a CDS encoding trans-sulfuration enzyme family protein, translating into MQEPVRLNKETLVVHDSHDERHYGAVSFPVYQNSLFTFKTHEELETALSLEVSSMIYTRGNNPTVALLEDKLAKLEGGEKARCFTSGMAAITAAILSVVRSGDHIICVDGAYGPTKKFLEQYLNRFHIQTSFVDGRDVLQIEAAVQANTRLIYLESPTSFTFELQDIRKCAALASRIGATTIIDNTWATPMFQNPLELGIDLVVHSMTKYISGHSDLIGGVVIGSQRHMDELFAGEFQLLGGILHPQSAAIFMRGLRTLPLRMNKHEQNGLRVAQHLRERPNIIRVNQPGLEDHPQHELFKSQMRGSSSVFSFETDIPMSAMRRWANALLLFRKGISWGGYESLVYMREWSDGTVIVRLYVGLEEPEDLMQDMEQAFESIGYRCAVKS; encoded by the coding sequence ATGCAGGAACCGGTGAGATTGAACAAAGAGACCCTCGTCGTGCACGATTCACATGATGAAAGGCATTATGGCGCGGTATCATTTCCGGTGTATCAGAACAGCTTATTTACTTTTAAGACGCATGAAGAACTCGAGACGGCGCTCAGCCTCGAAGTGAGCTCCATGATCTATACAAGAGGGAATAATCCGACCGTTGCGCTGCTCGAAGACAAACTTGCGAAGCTGGAAGGCGGGGAGAAGGCCCGCTGCTTCACTTCTGGTATGGCCGCAATTACCGCAGCCATTCTGTCCGTGGTGCGATCTGGTGATCATATCATTTGTGTCGACGGGGCCTATGGTCCGACGAAGAAATTTTTGGAGCAGTACCTGAACAGATTTCATATCCAGACAAGCTTCGTGGATGGGAGAGATGTCTTGCAGATCGAGGCGGCCGTTCAAGCCAATACAAGACTGATCTATTTGGAGAGTCCGACCAGCTTTACCTTCGAATTGCAGGATATCCGCAAGTGCGCTGCGCTCGCATCTCGGATAGGAGCGACGACGATTATCGATAATACATGGGCGACGCCGATGTTCCAGAATCCGCTTGAACTTGGTATCGATCTGGTCGTTCATTCGATGACCAAATATATATCGGGGCATAGCGACCTGATTGGCGGTGTCGTTATTGGCTCGCAGCGGCATATGGACGAGTTGTTCGCAGGAGAATTCCAGCTGCTTGGCGGCATATTACATCCGCAGAGCGCAGCGATCTTCATGCGCGGCTTGCGCACATTGCCGCTGCGAATGAATAAGCATGAGCAGAATGGACTTCGTGTTGCGCAGCATTTGCGTGAGAGGCCGAACATCATTCGGGTGAATCAGCCTGGACTGGAAGATCATCCGCAGCATGAGTTGTTTAAGTCACAAATGCGGGGAAGCAGCAGCGTATTTTCGTTCGAGACGGATATTCCGATGTCAGCGATGAGACGATGGGCGAATGCCCTGCTATTGTTCCGAAAAGGGATTAGCTGGGGCGGTTATGAAAGTCTGGTCTATATGCGAGAATGGTCCGATGGCACGGTCATCGTGCGACTCTATGTCGGATTGGAGGAACCTGAGGATCTCATGCAGGATATGGAGCAAGCCTTCGAGAGCATCGGTTATCGGTGCGCAGTGAAGTCATAG
- a CDS encoding FadR/GntR family transcriptional regulator, producing MQKIKKMQLHEIAAQEIVNYIQENGMQKGDKLPSLEEMSKLLDVSRTSIREALRALEAMEFVKMYNGKGVYVDDPSSYRFSTKIDVSNEKTLLLQACQVRRALEGLAVELATEYATEEQIERMMRYLDEIKNNPDGPITNLADKNFHQTIYEASRNTVLQSIITSLSTLFDTFWESAPLGQQSLFQDTFPFHPAIAEAIANRDKQEAAVQFNRLMDAIEQNIQNVATENK from the coding sequence TTGCAGAAGATTAAAAAAATGCAGCTGCACGAAATCGCTGCGCAAGAAATCGTGAACTACATCCAAGAGAACGGCATGCAAAAAGGAGACAAGCTCCCTTCGCTGGAGGAGATGAGCAAGCTGCTCGACGTGAGCCGCACATCGATTCGCGAAGCGCTCCGCGCGCTCGAGGCCATGGAATTCGTCAAGATGTACAATGGTAAAGGCGTCTATGTCGATGATCCTTCCTCTTACCGATTCTCGACCAAAATTGATGTCAGCAACGAGAAGACGCTTCTCCTACAAGCTTGCCAAGTTCGCAGGGCACTCGAAGGTCTGGCGGTTGAACTCGCAACCGAATATGCGACCGAAGAGCAAATCGAACGGATGATGCGTTACTTGGACGAGATTAAGAACAATCCCGATGGCCCGATTACGAATCTCGCTGACAAAAATTTTCACCAGACGATCTACGAAGCATCCCGCAATACGGTCCTGCAGAGCATCATTACATCCTTATCCACATTATTCGATACGTTCTGGGAATCAGCGCCGCTCGGCCAGCAGAGCTTGTTCCAAGATACGTTCCCGTTCCATCCGGCCATTGCCGAAGCAATTGCGAACCGTGACAAACAAGAAGCCGCAGTTCAATTCAACCGCTTAATGGATGCGATTGAACAAAACATTCAGAATGTTGCCACAGAGAATAAATGA
- a CDS encoding bifunctional transcriptional activator/DNA repair enzyme AdaA, with protein sequence MIPTSRYGEYYKALIEKNSEYEGVFYVGVKSTGVFCRPTCPARKPKFENCEFYETAKEALLASFRPCQRCRPLSHPNQVSDVVRQLVEAVEQNPEKRWKTQDFRNLSMDESTARRQFKKRFGMTFIEYARSRRMGLALKHIKAGTSVIDTQLASGYESSSGFRDAFSRIMGAAPTMLDESKVLKAAWIDTKLGPMVAIADEHELYLLEFVDRRGLEREVERLRLRTKSAIIPGTTKPIQSIEEELTQYFDGKLKSFKTPLHLIGSPFQQSVWNQLVQIPPGETRSYSDLAVSLGRPTAFRAVAQANGANQLAIVIPCHRVINANGELGGYGGGLSRKNWLLQHEKTIAYEG encoded by the coding sequence ATGATACCGACGTCGCGATACGGCGAATACTATAAGGCTTTGATCGAGAAAAATTCGGAGTATGAGGGCGTATTTTATGTAGGCGTCAAGTCAACCGGGGTATTCTGCCGCCCGACTTGTCCCGCACGGAAACCGAAGTTCGAGAACTGCGAATTCTATGAGACGGCGAAGGAGGCGCTGCTGGCATCGTTCCGACCCTGCCAACGCTGCCGACCCTTATCCCATCCGAATCAAGTATCAGACGTTGTCCGCCAGCTCGTGGAAGCGGTGGAACAGAACCCGGAGAAGCGGTGGAAGACTCAAGATTTTCGGAATCTCTCGATGGATGAATCAACTGCACGACGGCAGTTCAAGAAACGCTTCGGCATGACGTTCATCGAATATGCGCGCTCCCGTCGGATGGGACTTGCGCTCAAGCATATCAAGGCAGGGACCTCAGTCATTGATACCCAGCTCGCATCAGGTTATGAATCCAGCAGCGGCTTTCGCGACGCGTTCTCGCGTATCATGGGCGCAGCGCCGACGATGCTGGATGAGAGCAAGGTGCTAAAGGCCGCTTGGATCGATACGAAGCTTGGTCCGATGGTTGCGATTGCAGATGAGCATGAGTTATATTTATTGGAATTTGTGGATCGTCGGGGCTTGGAACGTGAGGTAGAGCGGCTGCGATTGCGGACGAAATCAGCGATCATTCCTGGTACGACGAAGCCGATTCAATCGATTGAGGAAGAATTGACGCAGTACTTTGATGGCAAACTGAAGTCGTTCAAGACGCCGCTGCATCTGATCGGATCTCCGTTCCAACAGAGCGTGTGGAATCAACTGGTGCAGATTCCGCCCGGAGAGACGCGCTCTTATTCGGATCTCGCCGTATCGCTTGGCAGACCGACGGCTTTCCGGGCCGTGGCTCAGGCTAATGGAGCGAATCAGCTGGCCATCGTGATTCCTTGTCACCGTGTCATTAACGCGAATGGCGAATTGGGCGGATATGGCGGCGGATTGTCGCGCAAAAATTGGCTGCTCCAGCATGAGAAGACAATTGCGTACGAAGGATAG
- a CDS encoding PocR ligand-binding domain-containing protein, which produces MVKSRYDLERIIDMDKWHKLQDSLSLVTKMAIITVDYKGIPVTKHSYCQSFCQGVRQDPSLAQYCQKCDARGGLEAVRLNKPYIYRCHFDILDIAIPIIIDNQYIGAIMAGQIKLRDEDAPLLERIVSRPSNAETNNKFKHLKEDYLALPVLSYEEVTTIADMLFHLCTYIVEEAIHKNATIDMYKKALALEADPALEPLNTAERTYRNIQAIQHELSSALIETKVRHSASQTFHATNAALQPAFDYLYAHKSENFTLQGMAQRCHMSPSYFSRMFTRETGENFSVFTARLKIEWAKQLLETSDLAVNQISDELGFCDAGYFIKTFKKFENLTPAVYRTVYKNKATE; this is translated from the coding sequence ATGGTAAAATCACGCTACGATCTCGAACGCATCATTGATATGGACAAATGGCATAAGCTGCAGGACTCGCTCTCTCTGGTAACCAAAATGGCGATCATCACCGTCGATTACAAAGGGATCCCCGTGACCAAGCACAGCTACTGCCAATCCTTCTGCCAAGGCGTTCGACAAGATCCCTCACTCGCGCAATATTGCCAGAAATGCGATGCGCGCGGCGGTCTTGAAGCCGTTCGGCTAAATAAACCTTATATTTATCGCTGTCATTTCGATATTCTGGACATCGCGATCCCTATCATTATCGATAACCAATACATCGGCGCGATTATGGCGGGTCAGATCAAGCTGCGAGACGAAGATGCCCCTCTGCTGGAGCGAATCGTATCTCGTCCATCGAATGCGGAGACGAACAATAAATTCAAGCATTTGAAGGAAGATTACCTTGCGCTGCCTGTCCTGTCTTACGAAGAGGTGACGACGATCGCGGATATGCTGTTCCACTTGTGCACCTATATCGTCGAAGAGGCGATTCATAAGAATGCTACGATCGATATGTACAAAAAAGCTCTGGCGCTCGAGGCAGACCCTGCCTTGGAACCACTGAACACCGCGGAGCGTACGTATCGCAATATTCAAGCCATTCAGCATGAGCTGTCCAGCGCGTTGATCGAGACCAAAGTCAGACATTCCGCATCCCAGACCTTTCATGCCACCAATGCGGCGCTGCAACCGGCGTTCGATTATCTCTATGCCCACAAAAGCGAGAACTTCACCCTGCAAGGGATGGCACAACGCTGCCATATGAGTCCGAGCTACTTCAGCCGGATGTTCACGAGGGAGACGGGCGAGAACTTCTCCGTCTTCACGGCGAGACTCAAAATCGAATGGGCCAAGCAGCTGCTCGAAACCTCCGATCTCGCCGTGAATCAGATCAGTGATGAACTCGGATTCTGCGATGCCGGGTACTTCATCAAAACCTTCAAGAAATTCGAGAACTTGACGCCCGCCGTCTATCGCACCGTGTATAAGAACAAGGCCACGGAGTAA
- a CDS encoding sensor histidine kinase, with protein sequence MFKQKDREITIHFIRTFVLIIIIPFILFINIFYKYYSTSLIHKSIDQMDQQLDVASKNMNSELKRASLTIATIANVNDHTILDAVSAWSKSSSSVEKIQLAREIDSYLNIISNYSNEIVSVIFTLKSGGYYYFKNPPTISDSSIRNLPWYQEALRKSGGAAIIVDSLNGITSNKQDMFTLLLHPDQSLESEIEMVYLITHASLPDYIHKNPEIEQFMMDRNGHRIVNQNNHNKVDPEILMEVSSMMKKPSHDRDKDYTFININGVNKLIKLYSFEKSDWIIVNVLDENMVTREANQFLKISIIFIFCSFVLFLLFIFSFFRNILSPLQNLIRAMRKVETGDFMTEVKADGRGEIKRLGYSFNRMVSQIRDLMQERDLKERARSQAEIEALQSQINPHFLSNTLNSVRLMAMIAKTDNIRKIIESLSALLTHVFRAPNSLAPIGQEIKVLESYVHIMQVRYGGKLNIQFHVDDTLLNYNMPKMLLQPILENAIFHGLDQQNMNELIEVNAIRHEHGVCFTITDYGKGMTDEQIRGLLQQGEKYERGTFSGIGVYNVLQRIELNYGHPYGLKIDSKLGGGTTVTILLPLV encoded by the coding sequence ATGTTCAAACAAAAAGACAGAGAGATTACGATACATTTTATTAGAACATTTGTATTGATTATCATTATTCCATTCATCTTATTTATTAATATTTTCTATAAATACTATTCCACCTCATTAATTCATAAGTCCATTGATCAAATGGATCAGCAGTTGGATGTCGCGTCTAAAAATATGAACTCTGAGCTGAAACGAGCCTCCCTTACCATCGCTACAATCGCGAATGTAAATGACCACACAATTCTAGATGCCGTCTCCGCGTGGAGCAAAAGCTCAAGCTCGGTAGAGAAAATTCAACTTGCGCGTGAAATTGACTCCTACTTAAATATTATCTCGAATTATAGCAATGAGATCGTCAGTGTTATTTTTACACTAAAGAGTGGAGGATACTATTATTTCAAAAACCCCCCAACGATATCCGATTCTTCCATTCGCAATCTGCCATGGTATCAAGAAGCGCTGAGGAAAAGCGGTGGAGCGGCCATCATTGTTGATAGCCTGAACGGTATTACTTCAAATAAGCAGGACATGTTTACCTTATTGCTTCATCCGGATCAGTCGCTCGAATCAGAGATTGAGATGGTTTATTTGATTACCCACGCCTCTCTGCCAGATTACATTCATAAGAATCCAGAAATTGAACAATTCATGATGGATCGAAATGGTCATCGAATTGTGAATCAGAACAATCATAATAAGGTAGATCCAGAAATTTTAATGGAAGTATCGAGCATGATGAAGAAACCATCTCATGATCGTGACAAGGATTATACCTTTATTAATATCAATGGCGTAAATAAGCTTATTAAGCTGTATTCGTTCGAGAAGTCAGATTGGATTATCGTTAATGTGTTGGATGAGAACATGGTTACGAGGGAAGCAAATCAATTTTTAAAGATATCTATCATCTTCATATTTTGTAGTTTTGTTTTATTTTTATTGTTTATATTTAGTTTTTTTCGAAATATACTTAGCCCGTTGCAGAACCTCATTCGAGCGATGAGAAAAGTGGAGACAGGTGATTTTATGACGGAGGTAAAGGCAGACGGAAGAGGTGAGATTAAGCGGCTGGGTTATTCCTTCAATCGCATGGTTTCTCAGATCAGAGATCTTATGCAGGAACGTGATTTGAAGGAACGAGCGCGCAGCCAGGCTGAAATCGAAGCTTTGCAATCACAGATTAATCCGCACTTCTTATCGAATACATTGAATTCCGTTCGGCTTATGGCCATGATTGCGAAGACAGACAATATTCGTAAAATCATTGAGAGCCTGTCAGCGCTTCTGACGCATGTATTTCGCGCGCCGAACTCGCTAGCTCCGATCGGTCAGGAGATCAAAGTACTAGAGTCCTACGTACATATTATGCAGGTTCGTTATGGAGGCAAGCTTAATATTCAATTTCATGTTGATGATACCCTTTTGAATTACAATATGCCCAAAATGCTGCTTCAGCCGATTCTTGAAAATGCCATTTTTCATGGACTTGATCAACAAAATATGAATGAGCTTATTGAGGTGAACGCGATTCGGCATGAGCATGGCGTATGCTTTACCATCACGGATTATGGCAAAGGAATGACAGACGAGCAAATTAGGGGATTGCTGCAGCAGGGTGAAAAATACGAGCGTGGCACTTTTAGTGGGATAGGCGTATATAACGTGTTACAACGAATCGAGCTGAATTATGGTCATCCATACGGTTTAAAAATTGATAGCAAGTTAGGTGGAGGAACTACCGTTACGATTCTGCTGCCATTGGTATGA
- a CDS encoding response regulator, protein MERTNRMMNVMIVEDETIMRLALSTLIEWESNGFRIVYEASNGYQALQYIKENREIDIVITDLKMPVMDGLELIDELNQLKGTSPHVVILSAYDDFEYVRKAFKRGIHDYILKSEMDPNVVLDLLHRIKHDCEVEQTKSIQSSEIRHGERIRLKQQTIREWLEIGVNAPFDPLMLEDLNMRLEGFYMTVSLIRVEGFAEVQERYGSAIGEFVSSVVKSIDQVLAEAGTGEVISWNTYEYAVLLSFRTSSLLYVRQNLSQIMDQIIFVLKEYINIQVTIGVSELCEELKQLPEFYLQARKNADLRFVINKHRIIYPEDAIHFLKQSGETLIGKEQALLNALREGDEQKALQELDHMFVRIKRSASMGNEVLRTRYMELLMILVKFMFDNGYANNHELNKIEDVYQMAWQIDSADRLQARILNVAQQLLQEIDKKAGQMNRVVAIAQAYIMEHYDEEITLGRVSEIVHLSESHFSTLFSKAVGETFKEFVTKVRMEKAMESMKKEPYLKIYEIAERTGYASTEHFSRVFKKATGMSPNQYIRSVAK, encoded by the coding sequence ATGGAAAGGACGAACCGTATGATGAATGTGATGATCGTAGAAGACGAGACGATTATGAGATTGGCACTATCTACGCTGATTGAATGGGAGTCGAACGGATTTCGAATTGTATATGAGGCGAGTAATGGCTATCAAGCACTTCAATATATCAAGGAAAACCGAGAGATTGACATTGTCATTACAGATTTGAAGATGCCTGTGATGGATGGTTTAGAGCTGATTGATGAGCTTAACCAGTTGAAAGGAACATCTCCGCATGTCGTCATTTTAAGTGCGTATGATGACTTTGAATATGTAAGGAAGGCATTTAAGCGGGGAATTCATGACTACATTCTTAAATCGGAGATGGATCCGAATGTTGTTCTGGATCTCTTGCATCGGATCAAACACGATTGTGAAGTTGAACAGACGAAGTCAATACAATCGAGTGAAATCCGTCATGGGGAACGGATAAGGCTGAAACAGCAGACCATTCGGGAATGGCTTGAAATTGGCGTGAATGCACCGTTCGATCCTTTGATGCTGGAGGATCTGAATATGAGGCTGGAAGGGTTCTACATGACCGTCTCCTTGATTCGAGTAGAGGGCTTTGCTGAAGTGCAGGAGCGGTATGGTTCGGCAATTGGGGAGTTTGTAAGTTCAGTAGTCAAGTCTATCGATCAGGTGCTTGCGGAGGCAGGGACTGGTGAAGTTATTAGCTGGAACACGTATGAGTACGCGGTGCTGTTATCGTTTCGAACGAGTAGTTTATTGTATGTGCGGCAGAATCTATCGCAGATCATGGATCAAATTATCTTTGTACTGAAGGAGTACATCAATATTCAAGTGACGATCGGCGTAAGCGAGTTGTGCGAAGAGCTAAAGCAACTCCCGGAATTTTATCTTCAAGCTCGAAAAAATGCTGATTTACGCTTTGTTATTAATAAGCATCGAATTATTTACCCAGAGGATGCCATACATTTCTTGAAGCAGTCGGGGGAGACCTTGATCGGGAAAGAGCAAGCCTTGCTGAATGCATTGCGAGAGGGCGATGAGCAGAAGGCGCTGCAAGAACTGGACCACATGTTTGTACGGATTAAGCGTTCGGCTTCCATGGGAAATGAGGTACTGCGTACGCGGTATATGGAGCTCTTAATGATATTGGTAAAGTTCATGTTTGATAACGGTTACGCAAATAATCACGAGCTGAATAAGATCGAGGACGTCTATCAAATGGCCTGGCAGATCGACTCAGCCGATCGTCTGCAAGCAAGGATATTAAATGTAGCTCAGCAGCTTCTTCAAGAGATCGATAAGAAGGCGGGTCAGATGAATCGGGTTGTGGCTATAGCACAAGCATATATTATGGAACATTATGATGAAGAGATTACGCTTGGGCGAGTAAGCGAGATCGTACATTTAAGTGAAAGTCATTTCAGCACATTGTTCTCGAAGGCAGTTGGAGAGACGTTTAAGGAATTTGTTACAAAAGTGCGTATGGAAAAGGCTATGGAGAGCATGAAGAAGGAGCCTTATCTCAAGATATACGAGATTGCAGAGCGTACAGGATATGCGAGTACGGAGCACTTTAGCCGAGTGTTTAAGAAGGCGACGGGCATGAGTCCAAATCAGTACATAAGGTCGGTTGCCAAATAG
- a CDS encoding ABC transporter substrate-binding protein: MQQVRPRMTRILCTLMITALMVPLFSACGSKEKSDVEKEQSAQPATQQEQKVEEKEPVTLKFPIWSTITEDLFNKLDLVNEYKKEHPNVTIELELLKDTEYENTMKIRNSANELPDILPLKSAWLINFKDNILPLDDLDAAKNNMFAADFKVNDHIYGVPESQFNEFVWYRKSVFQEYGLEIPKTWGEFVTAAKKIKDGGKYIPIAMGGKDAWPDYPFNEFMPSLVAGDGDYWSTMATIDEPFTKGQAYYDAYAKIQELYDAKVMGPDPLGIGFDQSKLMFASKQAAMIGLGQWFGSDLKSMKDVDMNDVGAFLLPVRDSESDPFNTISMVDTFFTIPKTSKYPEEAKEFINWFFSDAWYSKYLTEAQLQSTVKDVKIDLGPMFKGAFDMSNLNYVLYKGGSEDYKKIESAIKFDVKKMGQDMMAGKDFNKMMQEMNNSWKNARSKLK, encoded by the coding sequence ATGCAACAGGTTCGACCACGGATGACACGCATATTATGTACGCTCATGATCACAGCCTTAATGGTACCCTTATTCTCCGCATGTGGATCGAAAGAGAAATCAGACGTCGAGAAGGAGCAATCCGCTCAGCCGGCTACGCAGCAGGAGCAGAAAGTTGAAGAGAAGGAACCCGTCACGTTAAAGTTCCCGATCTGGTCCACGATTACGGAGGATTTATTCAACAAGCTGGATCTTGTAAACGAATACAAAAAGGAACATCCGAATGTCACGATTGAATTGGAGCTGTTAAAGGATACAGAGTATGAAAATACGATGAAGATCCGGAATTCAGCGAACGAATTGCCGGATATTCTGCCTTTGAAATCGGCTTGGTTGATTAATTTCAAAGATAATATTTTGCCGCTGGATGACTTGGATGCAGCCAAGAACAATATGTTCGCAGCTGATTTTAAGGTGAATGATCATATCTATGGTGTACCCGAAAGCCAATTCAATGAGTTCGTATGGTATCGGAAGAGTGTGTTCCAGGAATACGGACTTGAGATTCCAAAGACTTGGGGAGAGTTCGTAACGGCTGCTAAAAAGATTAAAGACGGCGGCAAATATATTCCTATTGCGATGGGCGGAAAAGATGCATGGCCGGATTATCCTTTTAACGAATTTATGCCTTCGCTTGTAGCGGGTGATGGGGATTACTGGTCAACAATGGCTACGATCGATGAACCGTTCACGAAAGGCCAGGCCTACTATGATGCTTATGCCAAAATCCAAGAGCTGTACGATGCAAAGGTGATGGGTCCAGATCCGCTCGGTATTGGCTTTGATCAATCCAAGTTGATGTTTGCTTCCAAGCAGGCGGCGATGATTGGGCTTGGTCAATGGTTCGGCAGCGATTTGAAATCGATGAAGGATGTAGATATGAATGATGTAGGTGCCTTCTTGTTGCCGGTTCGTGATTCCGAAAGTGATCCGTTTAATACGATTTCGATGGTCGATACGTTCTTTACGATTCCAAAAACGTCGAAGTACCCAGAGGAAGCAAAAGAATTCATTAACTGGTTCTTCAGTGATGCATGGTATTCCAAATATTTGACCGAGGCTCAACTTCAATCGACGGTGAAGGATGTGAAGATTGATCTAGGTCCAATGTTCAAGGGTGCTTTTGACATGTCCAATCTAAATTATGTGTTGTATAAAGGCGGCAGTGAGGATTATAAGAAGATTGAATCGGCAATCAAGTTCGATGTGAAGAAAATGGGTCAGGACATGATGGCAGGCAAGGATTTCAATAAGATGATGCAGGAAATGAATAACAGCTGGAAAAATGCCCGTTCCAAATTAAAATAA